The Stutzerimonas stutzeri RCH2 genomic interval CAAGAAGACCCTGAAACCGATCTTCACCACCGATTTCGTTCGCGAGAAGGCCGAGATCGCCTGGGGCCGTGGCAAGACCAAGGTGATCATCGAGGCCGCGCTGGACCTGGGCCAGGTCAAGGCCGGCAAACAGTCCGAGGAAATCTGCGAGCTGGAACTGGAGCTGCGCCAGGGCGATCCCGAAGCGCTGCTGGAGCTGGCTGCCGAGCTGGCTGCCGACCTGCCGCTGATGCCCTGCGATATCAGCAAGGCTGAACGCGGCTATCGCCTGCACGACGCCGATGGCTACAACCTCCAGCTGCCGGCGCCGGAACTCGATGTCGTTATGCCGCTGGACGACGCGGTGGTCGCGCTGGGCTGGCAGCTGCTGGGCAACAGCCAGCGCCTGGCCGAACAGTACCGTTTCAATGGCCGCTGGAAACTGCTCGGCGAGTGGCTGCAGCAGCTGATCGAACTGCGCGCGCTGCTCGGCAGCCTCGGCCAGGCCGCCCCGCGCGCCAGCAGCCGTGAACTGCGCGAGCTCCTCGACGCGCTGATCCAGGACTGGCGCCCACGAGTCGAAGCCGGCCAGGACGACGAGGGCGTGCGCAAGGCGGCGCCGGAACAGTTCGCCGAAGAACTGCGCCAGACCCGTTGGGGCCTGCTGTCGCTGAAAACCTCGCTGTGGCTGCTGCAACGCAGCTGGACCGAAGGCCGCAACGCCCGCGGCGATCGTCAGGGTGCGGCCGAACTGGGCAAGTGGCTGCTGCATCTGCTGGCCGAAGAAGCCAAGGCGCTGCAACTGCCGCGTTACCAGCAGCAGCCCGAAGACCTCGCCGAACAGAGCCCGCGCATGGAGCGTCTGCTGGTCTGGCTGCACCTCGCCCGCGGCGTGCTGGAGCTGCCTGAGGTCGATCGTCTGTACGGCGAGCTGGCCAAACTGCACGAACTGGCCCGGCAACCGCTGGGCGAGGACGCGCTGGAGCGGCGCGTCGAGCAGGCGCACCTGGTCTGGACGCTCAAGGCCTGGAAGCTGCTGGAGAAATAAACGGCAGGACCGAGCAGGCTGCACAAAGTTGAATCCCGGCGGCAGACAACGCCGGGCATTTAGCGGCAAGCTTGGATTTTCCCGTCGCCGCATCGAAGGAATCCCATGTCCGTGTTGAACGCCCCCGCCCAGGACCGTCCACTCGATCTCAACGATCTGTTGCGCGAGCTGGTCGCCCAGGGGCGGGTTGCACAGGACAGCGCCGAGCAATGCCTGACGGTCCGCCGCAGCGCGGTGGCCAACCAGCAGCATCCGCTGGAATTCCTCGCCGCGCAGCAACTCGACGATCTGCAGCGGCCCGGCAAGAAGCTCGATCTGGAAACACTGACCGTCTGGCTCGCAGAGCGCGCCGGCCAGCCGTACCTGCGCATCGACCCGCTGAAGATCGACGTCGCCGCGGTCACGCCGCTGATGTCCTACGCCTTCGCCCAACGCCACAGCATCCTCGCCGTGGCGGTGGACAGCAGCGCCGTGACCATCGCCAGCAGCCAGCCCTTCATGCATGGCTGGGAAGCCAACCTGACCCACGTGCTCAAGCGCCCGATCAAGCGCGTGGTGGCCAACCCGAGCGACATCCAGCGCTTCACCGTCGAGTTCTATCGCCTGGCCAAGTCGGTCAGCGGGGCCAGCGGCACCGACCAGAAGATCAGCGGCGCCGGCAACTTCGAGCAGCTGCTCAACCTCGGCGCCAGCGACCAGGAGCCGGACGCCAACGACTCGCACATCGTCAACATCGTCGACTGGTTGTTCCAGTACGCCTTTCAGCAGCGCGCCAGCGATATCCACATTGAACCCCGACGCGAGCAGGGCTCCGTGCGCTTTCGCATCGATGGCGTGCTGCACAACGTCTACCAGTTTCCACCGCAGGTCACGATGGCGGTGGTCAGCCGGCTGAAGTCCCTCGGCCGGATGAACGTCGCCGAGAAGCGCAAGCCGCAGGACGGCCGGGTCAAGACCAAGACGCCGGATGGCGGCGAAGTCGAGCTGCGCCTGTCGACGCTGCCCACCGCCTTCGGCGAAAAGATGGTGATGCGCATCTTCGACCCCGAGGTGCTGCTCAAGGGCTTCGACCAGCTGGGCTTTTCCGCCGACGACCTGCGCCGCTGGCAGAGCATGACCAGCCAGCCCAACGGCATCATCCTGGTCACCGGGCCGACCGGTTCGGGCAAGACCACCACGCTCTACACCACGCTCAAGCAGCTGGCGACGCCGGAGGTGAACGTCTGCACCATCGAGGACCCGATCGAGATGATCGAGGGCGCCTTCAACCAGATGCAGGTGCAGCACAATATCGAGCTGACCTTCGCCAGCGGCGTGCGCGCGCTGATGCGTCAGGACCCGGACATCATCATGGTCGGCGAGATTCGCGACCTGGAGACCGCGGAGATGGCCATCCAGGCCGCGCTGACCGGCCACCTGGTGCTCTCCACCCTGCACACCAACGATGCCCCCAGCGCGATTACCCGCCTCTTGGAGCTGGGCGTGCCGCACTACCTGCTCAAGGCCACGCTGCTCGGGGTCATGGCCCAGCGCCTGGTGCGCACGCTTTGCCCGCACTGCAAAGCGCCGATGCAGCTCGATGCAGACGACT includes:
- a CDS encoding GspE/PulE family protein, with the translated sequence MSVLNAPAQDRPLDLNDLLRELVAQGRVAQDSAEQCLTVRRSAVANQQHPLEFLAAQQLDDLQRPGKKLDLETLTVWLAERAGQPYLRIDPLKIDVAAVTPLMSYAFAQRHSILAVAVDSSAVTIASSQPFMHGWEANLTHVLKRPIKRVVANPSDIQRFTVEFYRLAKSVSGASGTDQKISGAGNFEQLLNLGASDQEPDANDSHIVNIVDWLFQYAFQQRASDIHIEPRREQGSVRFRIDGVLHNVYQFPPQVTMAVVSRLKSLGRMNVAEKRKPQDGRVKTKTPDGGEVELRLSTLPTAFGEKMVMRIFDPEVLLKGFDQLGFSADDLRRWQSMTSQPNGIILVTGPTGSGKTTTLYTTLKQLATPEVNVCTIEDPIEMIEGAFNQMQVQHNIELTFASGVRALMRQDPDIIMVGEIRDLETAEMAIQAALTGHLVLSTLHTNDAPSAITRLLELGVPHYLLKATLLGVMAQRLVRTLCPHCKAPMQLDADDWSALTKPWNAPLPTTAQQAVGCLECRDTGFRGRAGVYEIMLLNDAIKPLITADTDIVALRRQAFKDGMRSLRLSGAQKIAAGLTTVEEVLRVTPQSEQK
- a CDS encoding inorganic triphosphatase, whose protein sequence is MQKETEIKLRASRETLLALREHPLLKKRNKSGWSRHELFNQYYDTADRALAQARVALRLRRDGEQFIQTLKSRGQSVAGLSERNEWDWYLDKAKLDIKKLGDDCWPASLAELDKKTLKPIFTTDFVREKAEIAWGRGKTKVIIEAALDLGQVKAGKQSEEICELELELRQGDPEALLELAAELAADLPLMPCDISKAERGYRLHDADGYNLQLPAPELDVVMPLDDAVVALGWQLLGNSQRLAEQYRFNGRWKLLGEWLQQLIELRALLGSLGQAAPRASSRELRELLDALIQDWRPRVEAGQDDEGVRKAAPEQFAEELRQTRWGLLSLKTSLWLLQRSWTEGRNARGDRQGAAELGKWLLHLLAEEAKALQLPRYQQQPEDLAEQSPRMERLLVWLHLARGVLELPEVDRLYGELAKLHELARQPLGEDALERRVEQAHLVWTLKAWKLLEK